TTCGCAAAAGCACACTGCGTCTTGTATATCGGCCCTTTTGCTCAGCCATCCCGTGACTTTTTGTGAGACCATCATCTTTATCATGTCCAGGATTTGTTTCAAGTCAAGCCAATGATCTGTGGAAGGCATTGACTTCCATAGGGAGGTAGAATATTAGTTAATACCTGAATCTCCCCGCTGGAGACAGTAGGGATTGGCGCTTGGTGGTGTGAGTGGATTGTTCTTTGGTTTTCCTCAGGCCGTCATTGTTTGATTTGCCGAAAAACGGATTTTGAAGTGACGTTGGGCTATTTCCCCAGGCCATGCCGAGTCCCAGAAACCATTTTCAGTAATTCCGCAGAATTACCTCCTTTCCCTGAAGTTACAGAGGGGTGATTCCTATGCAAAATTTAACAGTATGATGAAGTTTCCTTCATAGCTGAACATCATGAAAAGAACAGCCCTGATTCTCATTTCCCTACTGACTATTTTCTTCTCCTTGATAAGCGATAGAGCTATTGCTGCGGGACCGTTACGGTTTGGTCTCTACCCGTACCTGTCTGCCACTAAGTTGGTTAAGAAATTTTCTCCTCTGGTCGATTATCTCAGTCGAGAGATGGGACACCCGGTAGAACTTGAACTTGCCAAAAGCTACCAGGAACATATCCGTCGCATGGGAAAGGAAGATATTGACATCGCCTTTATGGGTCCCATCTCTTATTTGCAAATGACAGAACAATTCGGTGCCAAACCGATTCTTGCCTGCTTAGAGATTGATGGCAAAGCAACGTATCATGGTGTCATTGCCGTTAAAAAGGGAGATCTGCTTCATGATCTCACCAGCCTGAAAGGGAAAAAATTTGCCTTTGGTGCAATCGACTCAACCATGGGCTACTATGTTGCCCTTTACATGATGAAGCAGGCAGGATTGAACGTTGCTTCGCTGGGGAGTTACGAATCTATTGAAAACCAGGAGAATATCGCCTTGGGTGTGCTTACCGGCGACTTCGATGCCGGGGCCATGCGGGAGTCGATGTTTAAGGTTTATGAAAAAGAGGGGTTACGGGCTCTGGCAATCAGTGATCCCATGCCGGAACATCTCTTTGTTGCCGCTAACCGTCTGGGGAGCGAAAAGGCTGCACGACTCAGTAAGGCCTTGCAGGCCCTTAAATCCAGTGACAAGGGCAAGGCCATTCTCAACGCTCTTCAGGGGAACTTGACAGGCTTGGTCCCGGCCACGGATCAGGATTATCAGGGATTGCGTGCAATCTATCGTGCTGTAGAGGACCATGAGTGAGATGAACAAGATCGGTTATGGCCGGGCAATCAGCGCGTTATTGATCGTACTGGTGGGTTTTCTTGTGGGCGCTGATTACCTCATCCTCTCCTATCAGCGCTCACTTTTGACGACAGAGGCTATCCAGCATGCGCGGAACGAAATGCGACTCTTTGGGACCTTGTCTCGGGAAGCCCTGCTCAAGCGCGACTATATCACGGTGCGATTATTTTTGAATCAATTCGCAGCAGAACAAAGTGAGATACGTGTTTTGAAGGCGGTGACCCCACAGCATTTTATTTTGGCCGAGTATAGAGATTCGCGGCCGACTACGATTCCCCTTTCGGTTAGGCACGAGGTTTTAGTTGATGACCAACCCCTGCTTGTGCTGGAGATGGTCAAGGATTTTGGCTACATTGAGAAGACCTTACGCACTCTGATGTCGCGGCTCATTATCATTTCTGTCCTGCTGGCAACTGCCCTTGGTTTGTCGCTCTGGTATCTCCTTAAGAGTATAGCCATAAAGCCTTTGGAAAAGGAGGTTGATGTGCGCTGTCAGGCCGAGGAGACGGCACGGCAGAGCGAGGCACGCTTTCGGCAATTGAGTGAAGCGACCTTTGAAGGCGTTGGCGTTGTTCAGGACGGCAAGGTTCTTGATGTAAATCAACAAATGGCTGATATCCTGGGCTATCAGGTCTCGGAGCTGATTTCTTTGCCGGTGCAGGATATTGTTGCCCCTCAATCACGTCAGCTGGTGATGGCAAATATTCAGGCCGGCTATGAAGGCCTTTACGAGTATTTTCTTATGCACCGTGACGGTTCGCTGGTTCCCTGTGAAGCACGGGCCAGGATGATGAAGTGGCAAGGCAAGGATGCGCGAGTCACCATCGTCCGGGACCTCACCGAGCGTAAACAGGCGGAATACCAGTTACAGGAAAACGAAGAACGCCTGCGTACCATCAATAATAATCTGGCCTTTGGGATGATCTATCAATCAATCACCCTTGGTGATGGAACCAGGCGGTTTACTTATCTCAGCGACAACGTTCAGCGCTTTTATGGTATCACCCCGAGCCAGGGCCTGGCCGATGCCAATCTGATCTATAGCAGGATGCACGAGGATGACTGTTGTCTCCTCTTGCAGAAGGAAGAAGAGGCCCTTCGGAATCTGACGACTTTTAAAAGTGAGGTAAGGGTGCTGGATCCTCAGGGTTCAATCCGCTGGTCCTATTTGGTTTCTGCCCCTAGAAAGCTGGACAATGGCTCCATCTGCTGGGATGGCATCGAATTTGATATTACCGAGAGAAAGGAAACGGAAATACTGCTTAACCGCAAAAACAAGATGGAGTCTATGGGGACCCTGGCTGCCGGCATTGCCCATGACTTTAATAATGTCCTCCACATTATCAACGCTAACCTCGAAATCGCCCGTCGTGAGCCCATGACGTCAACTCTGAGCCAGACTCTTGCTGTCCTCACCGAGTGTGAACAACGAGGAGCAGGGCTTGTTCAGCAGATCCTTCGTTTCAGCCGCCAGAGTTCAGAAGAGAAGGGGACAGTAGTTCTTGAGCAACTGATCCGGGAAACGGTCCAGTTACTCAAGGCAGACAGACTGTTTGATAAAGTAACCCTGGATCAGCAATTCGAGGCCGAACCAGTGCCACTTCTTGCCGATGAGCAGGAGATGCGGCAATTGGTGAGCAACCTTCTGCTCAACGCCTGTCAATCTTTGGAGGAGCAGGGCGGCCATATCACCGTTACCCTCAGCGTCGAAGATCATGTTCAGGCAGTATCGGTTTACGACGGGCAACTCAAGCCGGGGAGGTATCAACGGCTCACTGTTGCCGATAATGGTTGCGGGATAGATGATGCCATCATGGCGAGGCTGTTCGAGCCCTTTTTCACCACTCGCGAGAAATCTGGTGGCACTGGACTAGGTCTCGCCATCGTCCATGGCATCGTGCGCGCTAATGGCGGAGGGATTACGGTCGAGAGCACGCTTGGGCTGGGCACCACCTTCCACCTTTACTTTCCTCTCTTGGAGGAGTCCCTGAAGAAAACTGCCAGAGCAGTGGCGGCCGTTTCCTCATCCTTTGATGAGCCGGTTCCTGTACCAATGACCAGACCACTCCTCTGTTCCTCTGAAATCACCATTTTGTTTGTCGACGATGAACCGCTGAACATCGATAACTGGAGCGCGCTTTTGGCTCTAGAAGGTTTTGCCGTCCAAGGGTTCACCTCCGGCGCTGAAGCCCTGGAGGTCTTCAAAAAGGAGCCAACAACCTACTCCATCCTGCTCACCGATCTACGCATGCCTGGCATGAGCGGCAGTGAGCTGGCCGAAGCGATCCGTCAGATCCGGCCCGAGCTGCCCATCCTCTTTTCTTCGGGTTGGATTGGCCAAGAGATGGAGAGAACGCTAAATGATCTTGGTAATAGCGCCGTGCTCTCTAAGCCTCACGCGGTCAAAACGCTGGTTTTTACTATCCTTGACCTCTGCTCTCATGGTGTCGGATAATCTGGCGGATCCATCACTCCTCCTGGATAAAGTTCGAGCAGGACTGTGGAAATTTAGAGATGGGAAGAGTGATGAAGAGTCGTTGGCACCTCGAAGACCTGATTGATCTGGAGTATTTTCTCCATCGTGTGGAGCGGGAGGATACCATGGATGTTCCGCCAGCGGATGGTCGTGAACAGGACCGTGAAATTTACCTCCATCGGATTAAGCCACAGTTTGTTGAGGGAATAACGCCGTCTCGTCGGGTGATTGTGAGGCTTTGGTTGGAGGTGCGCCGGCAGATGGAGAAGGAAGAGATTGGCAGGCAGAGGGTTTTGCCGGGCGAACTCTTCTCCCAGGTGTGGCGGCTTGTCATGGGTGGGTTTCTGGTTAGTGGCATTGTTGCCGGAGGGTGGTTGGCGACGTCACTCCTCAGCTATCGCGGGACTGAGCCGGTCAATGTCTCATTTTATGTTGCCATCCTGGTGGTGGCTCAGGCCGGGTTGGCGGCAATTACCACTTTTTTTTTGTTGCTGAGGCGACGGCACTGGCGCTTGCCTGGCGGGGTGCTTTATCCATTGGTGCGTTCATTGCTGGCTACGATTATGGGATGGCTCCGGAAGAGGGTGGATGAGCGGGTGTCCGGTGATCGGCGGGAAGAATTCTCCGCCGTCATCGGGCTGATCAAGGGCAGGGGCACAGTGTATGGCACTCTTTTTTTCTGGCCACTTTTTTTTCTGGTCCAAACCTTTGGGATAGGATTCAATCTGGGGGGCTTGGCCAGCACAGGGTTGCGTGTGGTCGGCACCGATCTTGCCTTTGGCTGGCAGTCTACTCTCCATTTAAGCGCCGGGGCAGTCCACCGACTGGTCAGGAATATTTCACTGCCGTGGTCCTGGGCGCTGCCGCCGGATATTGCAGCCCCCTCTCTCTCCCAGATCGAAGGTAGCCGGATGATCCTCAAGGACGGCATCTATCACTTGTCCACCGCCGATCTCGTTGCTTGGTGGCCGTTTCTGTTGCTGGCACTCTGCTGTTATGGTCTAGTCCCCCGGTTATTACTATTGGTAGTGGGCGTAGTGGCTCAGTATCGGGCATTGGCTCGACTCGATTTCAATAATAGCGCCTGTGACCGCTTGCTTCAGCGGCTTGAGCGTCCGGTGGTGCGCCTTGACGGTACCGTGACGCCTGCTTTGGTGGAAGAGGCGGACCGTCCTGCCGCCAGGGTCTCAATGGATGATACTCGTGTCTTGACCGGGGTTGCTCTGATTCCTGATGATGTTTTTGATAACTGTTCGCTTGATCGCCTCAGGGTACTGGTTCGACAAGTTTTCAGTCTTGAGCTGGAGACATCGTATCGAATCGGCTTGGGGCTTGCGGCAGATCAACAGGTTCTTCGTCAAATTGCTGGGGGAATGGATAGCGGGGAACCCTGGTCTGTTGTTATTCTTCAGGAGGCCTGGCATCCTCCCATTCGGGAAACCCTTGCCTTTCTTCAGGAAATACGAGCCATCCTCGGGTTGCAAGGACGGATTGGGGTCGGTCTGATCGGCAAACCAGCGGTTGGCACAATCTTCACCCCGGTTAAGGACATCGACTGGCAG
The sequence above is a segment of the Desulfobulbaceae bacterium genome. Coding sequences within it:
- the phnD gene encoding phosphate/phosphite/phosphonate ABC transporter substrate-binding protein, which codes for MNIMKRTALILISLLTIFFSLISDRAIAAGPLRFGLYPYLSATKLVKKFSPLVDYLSREMGHPVELELAKSYQEHIRRMGKEDIDIAFMGPISYLQMTEQFGAKPILACLEIDGKATYHGVIAVKKGDLLHDLTSLKGKKFAFGAIDSTMGYYVALYMMKQAGLNVASLGSYESIENQENIALGVLTGDFDAGAMRESMFKVYEKEGLRALAISDPMPEHLFVAANRLGSEKAARLSKALQALKSSDKGKAILNALQGNLTGLVPATDQDYQGLRAIYRAVEDHE
- a CDS encoding PAS domain S-box protein, with protein sequence MSEMNKIGYGRAISALLIVLVGFLVGADYLILSYQRSLLTTEAIQHARNEMRLFGTLSREALLKRDYITVRLFLNQFAAEQSEIRVLKAVTPQHFILAEYRDSRPTTIPLSVRHEVLVDDQPLLVLEMVKDFGYIEKTLRTLMSRLIIISVLLATALGLSLWYLLKSIAIKPLEKEVDVRCQAEETARQSEARFRQLSEATFEGVGVVQDGKVLDVNQQMADILGYQVSELISLPVQDIVAPQSRQLVMANIQAGYEGLYEYFLMHRDGSLVPCEARARMMKWQGKDARVTIVRDLTERKQAEYQLQENEERLRTINNNLAFGMIYQSITLGDGTRRFTYLSDNVQRFYGITPSQGLADANLIYSRMHEDDCCLLLQKEEEALRNLTTFKSEVRVLDPQGSIRWSYLVSAPRKLDNGSICWDGIEFDITERKETEILLNRKNKMESMGTLAAGIAHDFNNVLHIINANLEIARREPMTSTLSQTLAVLTECEQRGAGLVQQILRFSRQSSEEKGTVVLEQLIRETVQLLKADRLFDKVTLDQQFEAEPVPLLADEQEMRQLVSNLLLNACQSLEEQGGHITVTLSVEDHVQAVSVYDGQLKPGRYQRLTVADNGCGIDDAIMARLFEPFFTTREKSGGTGLGLAIVHGIVRANGGGITVESTLGLGTTFHLYFPLLEESLKKTARAVAAVSSSFDEPVPVPMTRPLLCSSEITILFVDDEPLNIDNWSALLALEGFAVQGFTSGAEALEVFKKEPTTYSILLTDLRMPGMSGSELAEAIRQIRPELPILFSSGWIGQEMERTLNDLGNSAVLSKPHAVKTLVFTILDLCSHGVG
- a CDS encoding DUF2868 domain-containing protein — its product is MGRVMKSRWHLEDLIDLEYFLHRVEREDTMDVPPADGREQDREIYLHRIKPQFVEGITPSRRVIVRLWLEVRRQMEKEEIGRQRVLPGELFSQVWRLVMGGFLVSGIVAGGWLATSLLSYRGTEPVNVSFYVAILVVAQAGLAAITTFFLLLRRRHWRLPGGVLYPLVRSLLATIMGWLRKRVDERVSGDRREEFSAVIGLIKGRGTVYGTLFFWPLFFLVQTFGIGFNLGGLASTGLRVVGTDLAFGWQSTLHLSAGAVHRLVRNISLPWSWALPPDIAAPSLSQIEGSRMILKDGIYHLSTADLVAWWPFLLLALCCYGLVPRLLLLVVGVVAQYRALARLDFNNSACDRLLQRLERPVVRLDGTVTPALVEEADRPAARVSMDDTRVLTGVALIPDDVFDNCSLDRLRVLVRQVFSLELETSYRIGLGLAADQQVLRQIAGGMDSGEPWSVVILQEAWHPPIRETLAFLQEIRAILGLQGRIGVGLIGKPAVGTIFTPVKDIDWQTWRRKIASLGDPNLRIERLIEDNERYDA